A part of Marinomonas rhizomae genomic DNA contains:
- a CDS encoding DUF2750 domain-containing protein, giving the protein MKELSMEERVQLLVAPDNERLAYFVEQAKATEQVWSLSNEEGFVMVETDDGDCVMVWPDAEFASQWAIEDWDDCEPVSVSLDTFKNEWLPSLIADNITVAVFPNIEDEGKLSTAQELTDLLA; this is encoded by the coding sequence ATGAAAGAATTATCGATGGAAGAACGCGTTCAACTGTTAGTTGCGCCTGACAACGAACGTTTAGCGTATTTTGTTGAGCAAGCAAAGGCCACAGAGCAAGTGTGGAGCTTAAGTAACGAAGAAGGTTTTGTCATGGTCGAAACGGACGATGGCGATTGCGTGATGGTTTGGCCAGATGCAGAATTTGCTAGCCAGTGGGCGATTGAAGATTGGGACGACTGCGAGCCAGTGTCAGTGTCTCTTGATACCTTTAAAAACGAATGGCTACCAAGTCTGATAGCTGACAATATTACGGTTGCTGTTTTCCCGAATATTGAAGACGAAGGTAAGTTGTCGACAGCACAAGAGTTAACGGATTTACTGGCTTAA
- a CDS encoding GNAT family N-acetyltransferase translates to MTTWHCQTFNELSTQTLYDLLKLRSDVFVVEQNCIFPDMDDLDKLPKTRHLFALRDDKIVAYARLLAEGVSYSGYSSIGRVVVAQESRKDKLGHVLMTNAIKEILNLWPDSPIKIGAQSHLERFYLSHGFITVSEPYMEDGIEHYHMIREAEINL, encoded by the coding sequence ATGACCACTTGGCACTGTCAAACTTTTAACGAGCTATCCACGCAGACGCTGTATGACCTACTCAAGCTGCGTAGTGACGTATTCGTGGTGGAGCAAAACTGTATTTTTCCTGATATGGATGATCTGGATAAGCTCCCCAAAACTCGCCACTTGTTTGCCCTACGAGACGATAAAATAGTCGCCTACGCTCGATTACTTGCCGAAGGCGTCTCTTATTCAGGTTATAGCAGTATTGGTCGAGTAGTTGTCGCGCAAGAAAGCCGCAAAGATAAGTTAGGTCACGTGCTAATGACGAATGCGATTAAAGAAATCCTTAACCTTTGGCCAGACAGTCCGATTAAAATTGGCGCACAATCTCATCTTGAACGCTTTTATCTATCCCACGGTTTTATCACAGTATCCGAACCTTACATGGAAGATGGCATAGAGCATTATCATATGATTAGAGAGGCGGAAATAAACCTTTAA
- a CDS encoding S24/S26 family peptidase: MLHLIKVKGESMAPSLHDGDFVFTSRWHKKLKVGHLIVVDHALYGLIIKKVLHIAPDGQLWLGGESNKALQSERIGWVSPRRVVGKVMHRICAA, translated from the coding sequence ATGCTTCATTTAATTAAGGTAAAGGGCGAGAGTATGGCCCCAAGCTTACATGACGGCGATTTTGTTTTTACCAGTCGTTGGCATAAGAAGCTTAAAGTTGGCCATCTTATTGTTGTTGATCATGCGTTATACGGTCTTATCATCAAAAAAGTATTGCATATCGCTCCAGATGGTCAGTTGTGGCTAGGTGGGGAAAGTAATAAAGCCCTTCAATCCGAAAGAATTGGTTGGGTGTCACCAAGACGTGTTGTGGGCAAGGTTATGCATCGGATTTGCGCCGCTTAA
- a CDS encoding pseudouridine synthase: MRLDFYLSHVTELARKAAKIAASKGRVTVNGEVVKKANYTVQEGDQICLDDTLLAWPSEGYYLLHKPAGYVCATQDPDHPTVLDLLPSHLGQELKIVGRLDKDTTGLLLLTTDGQWLHRITSPRNACNKRYRMMLADPISDEDLKLLEAGVMLHGESQPTLPAVAERISDCDIYLTIQEGKYHQVKRMLAAVGNKVEELHRDQIGPLSLDADISAGEFRELTADEVLYF; the protein is encoded by the coding sequence TTGAGACTTGATTTTTATTTATCCCACGTGACCGAGTTGGCACGTAAAGCTGCAAAAATTGCAGCATCAAAAGGCCGTGTTACTGTAAACGGTGAAGTAGTTAAAAAAGCCAATTACACCGTACAAGAAGGGGATCAGATTTGTCTAGATGATACCCTTTTGGCATGGCCATCTGAGGGGTACTATTTACTACACAAACCAGCAGGTTATGTGTGTGCGACCCAAGATCCAGATCATCCAACGGTATTGGATCTTTTGCCTTCTCATTTAGGGCAAGAGTTGAAAATTGTTGGTCGTCTAGACAAAGATACAACCGGTTTGCTGTTGCTAACGACTGATGGCCAATGGTTACACCGAATTACTTCACCACGTAATGCTTGTAACAAACGCTATCGTATGATGCTAGCAGATCCAATCAGCGATGAAGATTTGAAGCTGTTGGAAGCCGGCGTGATGTTGCATGGCGAATCACAGCCAACATTACCAGCCGTTGCTGAGCGTATTAGCGATTGTGATATTTACCTGACGATTCAAGAAGGTAAATACCATCAGGTAAAACGCATGCTGGCAGCCGTAGGCAACAAAGTGGAAGAACTTCATCGCGATCAAATTGGTCCTTTGTCACTGGATGCGGACATATCGGCCGGTGAGTTTCGTGAATTAACCGCAGACGAAGTGCTTTACTTTTAA
- a CDS encoding GNAT family N-acetyltransferase: MELLKVDNLNPYLDDLVELLCDAVDSGAPIGFLPPMSESEAKAYWLFINDDLQANARQVLLVREDDKVVGSVQIAMSPKANALHRCDVEKLMVHTQAREHGLGGKLMQGVERVAASMQRQLLILEVRSDDIAHDMYVNMGYIPFGEVPGYTRSANGMLHNATFFYKEIETTHEVFS; the protein is encoded by the coding sequence TTGGAATTACTTAAAGTAGACAACCTTAATCCCTACTTAGATGATCTTGTTGAGTTATTATGTGATGCTGTTGATTCAGGTGCGCCTATTGGTTTTTTACCGCCAATGAGTGAGTCTGAAGCGAAAGCTTATTGGTTGTTTATTAATGATGATTTGCAGGCTAATGCCCGCCAAGTTTTATTAGTCCGTGAAGACGATAAAGTCGTTGGTAGTGTGCAAATTGCCATGTCACCAAAAGCCAATGCATTGCATCGTTGTGATGTGGAAAAACTCATGGTGCATACGCAAGCGAGAGAGCATGGCTTGGGTGGTAAGCTGATGCAAGGTGTTGAACGCGTGGCGGCATCCATGCAGCGACAGCTGCTCATACTTGAAGTCAGAAGCGATGATATTGCTCACGACATGTATGTTAATATGGGCTATATTCCGTTTGGTGAGGTGCCTGGTTACACTCGTAGCGCAAACGGTATGCTGCATAACGCGACGTTCTTCTACAAAGAAATTGAAACCACCCATGAAGTATTCTCTTAA
- a CDS encoding hybrid sensor histidine kinase/response regulator gives MTVFWILLAILYVLGLFWIAIWGDKESPTAKKLTRHPLVYSLSLAIYCTAWTFYGSIGEASRSGWSYFPILLGPILLYLFAFPILRKMITVSRKQNITSIADFISSRYGKRPMTAPLVILISMLAVIPYIALQLKAIGSNFALFVNQDESSTSLVVFVATILMGVFAMLFGTRKVEVTEYRSGMMLAIGAESLFKLIAIVAVGIVAVLMTHEFDISKLSENVDFTVWNPEQFLSFTFIMQTFMSAAAVICLPRQFHVTVVDHQDNRQSNMARWLFPLYLLIFAVIIPPIAIAGQSLFSADINPDTYVIQFALVSDNLPLQMLIFLGGMSATTAMIIIATFALSIMISNDVILPLMLARASAQQQALPLYRRRILMIRRFAMLGILLLSFLYYQKMANAESLANTGILAFSLVLQLMPAVLGGLYWKRAHAHGVYTGLTFGFLCWVLLMMLPLTGNVDWNLENAQSRSELISYGAFISLLANIFGYVAGSLLSTERLIDRIQATAFVSPTTELEKGFFKPKSKATNSDFFVLLETFLGKQKSQQVLSSFEQDYSQTIPPNASPNRLFVDYCERILGGVLGGSSARTIINSILVDKQIKVEEMVTYLDETTQAIQFSQNLLFVSMDNLDQGISVVDKDLRIVAWNKTYLALYPYPEGMLTVGLPVEELIRFNAERGECGVGDIEELVNKRLEHLKKGSTHRFLRRRASGRVIEMVGNPLPDGGFVTSFTDVTEHIESQQALKEANIDLEKRVEARTVEVQGVNHELMQEIERRNLAEKALISAKAEAEQANASKTEFLALASHDILQPLNAAKLYMGILQSTELPDNTNQVIEQLSDSLESTEALISTLLEIARLDQGAIQPKLVDCNLQDILAPIVAEFGVIADSKNIRLTTHLRPFRVHTDPIYLRRIIQNFVSNAVKYTQKGRVLLSVRPRSGVVYLQVWDTGVGIPATEQKKIFNDFYRWENNQEPGMGLGLGLVRRMQKQLGLGTEIHSTPGKGSCFSIGIPLAQSNHVIDLPPSQATTTLQEKRAHCYVWCIDDEKNNLTAMNTLLTHWQCDCRTFNRFNDALDAEGEAELLLVDYHLDDNQDGLSLIKTLRARAGKTIPAVLITALRDPKLVEQCKQQNITYMAKPAKPAKLRALVQHIHQLREDAK, from the coding sequence ATGACTGTTTTCTGGATTCTGTTAGCCATTCTTTATGTTCTTGGTCTGTTCTGGATTGCTATCTGGGGGGATAAAGAAAGCCCTACCGCGAAAAAGCTGACTCGACATCCGCTGGTCTACAGTTTGTCATTGGCTATTTACTGCACCGCTTGGACGTTTTACGGTTCGATTGGTGAGGCTTCTCGTTCTGGCTGGAGCTACTTCCCTATTTTGCTTGGTCCTATTTTGCTCTACCTGTTTGCCTTTCCCATATTAAGAAAGATGATTACAGTCAGTCGTAAGCAAAATATCACCTCCATTGCTGATTTTATTTCTTCCCGATACGGCAAACGTCCGATGACCGCACCCTTGGTCATACTCATTAGCATGCTCGCGGTGATCCCTTATATCGCCCTACAGCTTAAAGCGATTGGCTCAAATTTCGCACTTTTTGTTAATCAGGATGAATCTTCTACCAGCCTTGTTGTATTCGTGGCGACCATTCTCATGGGTGTTTTTGCCATGTTATTCGGTACCCGAAAAGTCGAAGTCACTGAATACCGTTCCGGTATGATGCTGGCCATCGGAGCGGAATCCTTGTTTAAACTGATCGCTATTGTGGCTGTTGGTATCGTTGCGGTTCTCATGACTCATGAGTTTGATATAAGCAAGCTCAGCGAGAATGTCGATTTTACGGTATGGAATCCTGAACAGTTTTTATCCTTCACATTTATCATGCAAACCTTCATGTCAGCGGCAGCGGTGATTTGCTTACCCCGCCAGTTCCATGTCACCGTGGTTGACCATCAAGACAATCGACAATCTAATATGGCGCGGTGGTTATTCCCTTTATACTTACTGATCTTTGCCGTCATTATTCCACCAATAGCCATCGCAGGTCAGAGCCTTTTCTCGGCAGACATCAATCCCGATACCTATGTCATTCAGTTCGCCTTGGTATCTGACAACCTTCCACTGCAAATGCTAATTTTCCTAGGCGGAATGTCAGCAACTACCGCCATGATTATTATCGCCACCTTCGCCCTGAGCATTATGATCAGCAATGATGTCATCTTACCGCTGATGTTGGCGCGTGCCAGTGCCCAACAGCAAGCCCTGCCCTTGTATCGACGTCGAATATTAATGATTCGTCGCTTTGCTATGCTAGGAATATTGCTGCTATCGTTTTTGTATTATCAAAAAATGGCTAATGCTGAATCATTAGCAAACACAGGAATATTGGCTTTCTCTCTGGTGCTACAGCTTATGCCCGCGGTGCTTGGCGGTCTGTATTGGAAACGTGCCCATGCTCATGGAGTCTATACCGGCTTAACCTTTGGCTTCTTGTGCTGGGTATTATTGATGATGCTACCACTCACAGGCAATGTGGATTGGAACTTAGAAAATGCTCAATCTCGTTCAGAACTGATTAGCTATGGCGCGTTCATCAGTTTATTGGCCAACATTTTTGGTTATGTAGCGGGGTCTTTATTATCGACAGAACGTTTAATTGACAGAATTCAAGCCACCGCGTTTGTCAGCCCGACAACAGAGCTAGAAAAAGGCTTTTTCAAACCCAAAAGCAAAGCCACGAACAGTGATTTTTTTGTCTTACTGGAAACCTTTTTAGGCAAGCAAAAGAGCCAGCAAGTCCTATCGAGTTTTGAACAGGATTACAGTCAAACCATTCCACCGAACGCGTCACCAAATCGTCTGTTTGTCGATTACTGCGAACGAATTCTAGGTGGCGTACTAGGCGGCTCTTCAGCACGTACTATCATCAATTCCATCTTGGTTGATAAACAAATCAAGGTAGAGGAAATGGTGACCTATTTAGATGAAACCACCCAAGCTATCCAATTCAGCCAAAATTTATTGTTCGTTTCTATGGATAATTTAGATCAAGGCATCAGCGTAGTCGATAAAGACCTTCGAATCGTTGCGTGGAACAAAACCTACCTTGCACTTTACCCTTATCCAGAAGGAATGTTGACTGTTGGACTGCCAGTGGAAGAGCTCATCCGCTTTAACGCTGAGCGCGGTGAATGTGGCGTAGGTGACATAGAAGAACTGGTTAATAAACGTTTAGAGCACCTTAAAAAAGGCAGCACGCACAGATTCTTACGTCGTCGAGCCAGTGGACGAGTCATCGAAATGGTCGGCAACCCGCTGCCTGATGGCGGCTTTGTCACCAGCTTCACTGACGTCACCGAACACATAGAAAGCCAGCAGGCCTTAAAAGAAGCCAACATAGACTTAGAAAAACGTGTCGAAGCTCGTACCGTTGAAGTACAAGGCGTTAACCATGAACTGATGCAAGAGATAGAGCGTCGTAATCTGGCTGAAAAAGCCCTGATCAGTGCCAAAGCCGAAGCCGAGCAAGCGAACGCCTCTAAGACAGAGTTCCTTGCCCTAGCCAGCCACGATATTTTGCAGCCACTGAACGCCGCTAAGCTGTATATGGGGATATTGCAATCCACAGAGCTGCCAGACAACACCAACCAAGTCATTGAACAATTATCCGACTCGCTGGAATCGACCGAAGCGCTAATCTCCACCTTACTTGAAATTGCTCGCCTCGACCAAGGTGCCATTCAGCCCAAATTGGTGGACTGTAACCTGCAAGATATTCTCGCTCCGATAGTGGCAGAATTTGGCGTTATCGCAGACAGTAAAAACATTCGTTTAACCACACACTTACGGCCTTTTAGAGTCCACACGGACCCTATCTACTTACGCCGAATCATTCAAAACTTTGTCTCTAATGCAGTGAAGTACACACAAAAAGGGCGAGTATTGCTCAGTGTTAGACCACGTTCTGGTGTGGTGTATTTACAAGTTTGGGATACTGGTGTTGGCATACCTGCCACTGAACAAAAGAAAATATTTAATGACTTCTATCGCTGGGAAAATAACCAAGAGCCAGGCATGGGACTGGGGCTAGGATTGGTTCGTCGTATGCAAAAACAGCTAGGTTTAGGCACAGAAATACACTCAACTCCCGGTAAAGGCAGCTGCTTTAGCATTGGTATTCCTTTGGCTCAAAGTAATCACGTCATTGATTTACCGCCCTCTCAAGCCACGACAACACTGCAAGAAAAACGCGCGCATTGCTATGTTTGGTGTATTGACGATGAAAAGAATAATCTCACTGCCATGAATACACTATTAACTCATTGGCAATGTGACTGTCGAACCTTCAACCGATTTAATGACGCCTTAGATGCAGAAGGAGAAGCGGAGTTACTCTTAGTGGATTATCACCTTGATGATAATCAAGATGGCTTATCTTTAATTAAAACGCTGCGAGCTCGTGCAGGAAAAACGATTCCTGCCGTCTTGATCACCGCCCTACGCGACCCTAAATTGGTTGAGCAATGCAAACAGCAAAACATTACCTACATGGCAAAACCAGCAAAGCCCGCAAAATTACGGGCTTTGGTTCAACACATTCATCAATTAAGAGAAGATGCGAAGTAA
- a CDS encoding FKBP-type peptidyl-prolyl cis-trans isomerase, translated as MQITENAVVSMHYTLTDEQGQELDSSVGQEPLVFLSGAQNIIDGLDKALQGKAAGDKLAVSVTPEDGYGAVHEELIQKVPSENFQGVDEIQVGMQFMAQTPGGQQPVTVIAVEEDGVMLDGNHPLAGKTLNFDVEIIEVREALAEELEHGHVHGAGGHEH; from the coding sequence ATGCAAATCACAGAAAACGCCGTTGTTAGCATGCACTACACATTGACTGACGAACAAGGTCAAGAACTAGACTCCTCTGTTGGTCAAGAGCCATTAGTGTTTCTAAGTGGTGCTCAAAACATCATTGATGGTCTAGACAAAGCACTTCAAGGCAAAGCGGCTGGCGATAAGCTTGCTGTGTCTGTTACTCCTGAAGATGGCTACGGTGCGGTTCACGAAGAACTTATTCAAAAAGTACCTAGTGAAAACTTCCAAGGCGTTGATGAAATTCAAGTTGGCATGCAGTTCATGGCACAAACACCAGGCGGTCAACAGCCAGTAACGGTTATCGCAGTAGAAGAAGATGGCGTTATGCTTGATGGTAACCATCCTTTGGCTGGTAAAACATTGAATTTTGATGTTGAAATCATTGAAGTTCGTGAAGCCTTGGCTGAAGAACTAGAGCATGGGCATGTTCACGGCGCTGGTGGTCACGAACACTAA
- a CDS encoding DOPA 4,5-dioxygenase family protein, translating to MKQQPLDQDIKAFHAHLYYCDDAGVELAKKVAEQASELFDIRVGRFHQKLVGPHPVWSCQLSFAAESFGKVIPWLMLHRQSLDVFVHPLTGNEYVDHTQGVSWLGKSYELDISQFIPPSE from the coding sequence ATGAAGCAACAACCATTAGATCAAGATATTAAAGCGTTTCATGCGCATCTTTATTACTGCGATGACGCGGGCGTTGAATTGGCCAAAAAAGTGGCTGAACAAGCTAGTGAGCTGTTCGACATTCGTGTTGGACGTTTTCATCAAAAGCTAGTAGGGCCGCACCCAGTTTGGAGTTGTCAGCTTTCATTCGCAGCGGAAAGCTTTGGTAAGGTCATTCCGTGGTTGATGTTACATCGTCAGTCATTGGATGTATTTGTTCACCCACTAACAGGCAATGAATATGTTGATCATACTCAAGGTGTTAGCTGGTTAGGGAAATCGTATGAACTTGATATCTCTCAGTTCATACCGCCTAGTGAATAG
- a CDS encoding DUF6279 family lipoprotein translates to MQKAKFPLVLLFSFLLSACSSSFVYNNIDWLLYWYVGDYVDLSSDQKAVLDDQIASWQSWHRSTELKKYQAQLQNLKIKLDIGPLNQDQWLNEFDEARQHLHRFRAKIAPEVASIAQQLSQDQIAGILSTWKKKRLEKQVDFDERTEEERLSRREERLTESVEDNLGKLDRQQLNIIKKYARQLIPTSTERTVYQTTLQNTVRDIFANRNRSDFTQRLTLLISNPDQYKIAQYQQDLDHNARLYAQMLAELNLTLSQDQKRRLDVQFEEWIGLISDLISD, encoded by the coding sequence ATGCAGAAGGCCAAATTTCCCTTAGTGTTATTGTTCAGCTTTCTTTTGAGCGCCTGCTCGTCATCCTTTGTGTACAACAATATTGATTGGTTACTTTATTGGTATGTGGGTGACTATGTTGATTTGTCGTCTGATCAAAAAGCCGTGTTGGATGACCAGATCGCCTCATGGCAAAGCTGGCATCGCTCTACTGAACTTAAAAAGTATCAGGCACAACTCCAGAATCTAAAAATAAAATTAGATATTGGGCCTCTCAATCAAGACCAATGGTTGAATGAATTTGATGAAGCAAGACAGCATCTTCATCGTTTTCGAGCCAAAATTGCCCCTGAGGTGGCCAGTATTGCTCAACAACTTTCTCAAGATCAAATCGCTGGAATTTTGTCTACTTGGAAGAAAAAGAGGCTAGAAAAGCAGGTCGACTTTGATGAACGAACCGAAGAGGAACGACTAAGTCGCAGAGAAGAGCGACTAACCGAATCGGTGGAAGATAATCTTGGTAAGTTAGATCGACAGCAGCTCAATATCATTAAAAAGTACGCACGACAGCTTATTCCAACCTCTACTGAACGGACGGTCTATCAAACGACCCTTCAAAATACGGTAAGAGACATTTTTGCCAATCGGAATAGGTCTGATTTTACGCAGCGACTTACTCTTCTTATCAGTAATCCAGATCAATATAAAATTGCTCAATACCAACAGGATTTAGACCACAATGCACGCTTGTATGCTCAAATGCTGGCGGAACTAAACCTGACCCTTTCTCAAGATCAGAAAAGACGGTTAGACGTCCAGTTTGAAGAATGGATTGGGTTAATTAGCGATTTGATATCAGATTAG
- a CDS encoding TetR/AcrR family transcriptional regulator: MSKRQNHREEVFVKILEAAEIEFGLKGYNGASLQHIAERAGLPKPNIIYYFQSKANLYKLVLDQTLMGWNDLFDKATSDDDPAVVLDSFIRFKLKQSFEKGVASRLFAMEVIGGALHIGDYLKEELQPWFKSRVALLQSWMDAGKMRQCDPSSVIYMIWATTQHYADFEAQVLALSGIESLKEEDLQRIGDTVSGIILAGCGLSLPTTN, translated from the coding sequence ATGAGCAAACGTCAAAATCACCGCGAAGAAGTCTTTGTTAAAATTTTAGAAGCCGCCGAAATTGAATTCGGTTTAAAAGGCTATAATGGCGCTAGCCTTCAGCATATTGCTGAGCGAGCTGGCTTGCCTAAACCAAATATTATTTATTATTTTCAATCCAAAGCGAACTTGTACAAACTGGTGCTTGATCAAACGTTAATGGGCTGGAATGACTTGTTTGACAAAGCGACTAGTGACGATGATCCCGCTGTTGTGTTGGATAGTTTTATTCGTTTCAAACTTAAGCAAAGCTTTGAGAAAGGCGTAGCGTCACGATTATTCGCCATGGAAGTGATCGGCGGAGCGCTGCACATTGGTGATTATCTAAAAGAAGAGTTGCAGCCATGGTTTAAATCTCGTGTTGCCTTGCTGCAATCCTGGATGGATGCTGGGAAAATGCGTCAATGTGACCCTTCTAGTGTCATCTACATGATTTGGGCAACTACTCAGCACTACGCGGATTTTGAAGCGCAAGTGCTGGCTTTAAGCGGTATTGAATCTTTGAAAGAAGAGGACTTACAGCGCATCGGTGATACGGTGAGTGGTATTATTCTCGCAGGTTGTGGTTTAAGTCTGCCTACAACGAATTAA
- a CDS encoding uracil-DNA glycosylase family protein, whose protein sequence is MSHDAFLVLKEAVLACQHCAEVLPYPPKPILQIHPNAKLLIAGQAPGQKTHDIGRPFDDLSGERLREWLGLSVDEFYDEQKVAIVPMGFCFPGNSVHKSGSSVGKKSGDLPPRPECSIKWREVVLNQLKNIELTIVLGAYAQAYHLGQSDNVTKQVKQWQYWLEQGKLVLPHPSPRNNRWLKQNPWFEIEVLPELKARIKGLFPPL, encoded by the coding sequence ATGTCGCATGATGCATTTCTTGTACTAAAAGAAGCGGTTCTTGCTTGTCAACATTGCGCTGAGGTTCTGCCTTATCCTCCAAAACCGATTCTGCAAATTCACCCAAACGCTAAATTATTAATTGCTGGGCAAGCGCCCGGGCAAAAGACGCATGATATTGGTCGGCCATTTGATGATCTCAGTGGCGAACGATTACGTGAATGGCTCGGCTTATCTGTTGATGAATTTTACGATGAGCAGAAAGTCGCTATTGTTCCAATGGGTTTTTGCTTTCCCGGCAACAGTGTTCATAAGAGTGGATCGTCAGTAGGAAAGAAATCAGGCGATTTACCGCCACGCCCTGAATGCTCGATAAAATGGCGAGAAGTTGTGCTTAATCAGCTGAAGAATATTGAATTAACGATTGTCTTGGGTGCTTATGCGCAAGCCTATCATTTAGGTCAGTCTGATAATGTCACGAAGCAAGTTAAACAATGGCAATATTGGTTAGAGCAAGGCAAATTAGTATTGCCTCACCCAAGTCCTAGGAACAATCGCTGGCTCAAGCAAAACCCTTGGTTTGAAATTGAAGTCTTGCCAGAGCTGAAAGCACGGATTAAAGGTTTATTTCCGCCTCTCTAA
- a CDS encoding GNAT family N-acetyltransferase: MEIRLAISNDAKAIADVASALGYQNTVSEERAIKRLERLLLSSNDKVWVAEFNGQLIGWLHAQHAFLAASADFIEILGLSVSDQVRLKGAGRALVEKAKEWALNEKIVLRVRTNDTRDGAKKFYTALGFSVAKTQSVFQFQGELVD; this comes from the coding sequence ATGGAAATTCGATTAGCCATATCAAATGATGCTAAAGCCATTGCTGATGTCGCTTCAGCATTAGGTTATCAAAATACGGTATCAGAAGAACGTGCAATAAAGCGTCTTGAGCGACTACTTTTATCTAGCAATGACAAAGTTTGGGTGGCCGAATTCAATGGTCAATTGATCGGTTGGTTACATGCTCAGCATGCTTTTCTAGCCGCTTCAGCAGACTTTATTGAAATTCTTGGTTTGTCTGTATCGGATCAGGTGCGGTTAAAGGGTGCAGGGCGCGCTTTGGTCGAAAAAGCAAAAGAGTGGGCTTTAAATGAGAAGATCGTTTTACGAGTGCGTACCAATGATACTCGTGATGGCGCGAAAAAGTTTTATACCGCGCTCGGTTTTTCCGTTGCTAAAACTCAATCTGTCTTTCAATTTCAAGGGGAGCTTGTTGATTAA
- a CDS encoding YitT family protein, with protein MSTAEIPQVKKHTRLEDIQAVILGTMIIALGVNLYTHAGLLTGGSAGLAFLMKYATPLTFGQAFFLINLPFYALAIMHFGWEFTIKTFLSVFCLSVFADVTPMLVNFNEVNPLYASIAGGFLMGVGFLMLFRHNASLGGLNILARYLAEKYGISMGKFQMAVDCMIVLLSVFVVDYTLILISVVGAVALNMIIAVNHKPGRYMGNV; from the coding sequence ATGTCGACTGCAGAAATACCACAAGTGAAAAAACATACCCGCCTTGAAGATATTCAAGCTGTCATTCTTGGTACCATGATCATCGCATTGGGTGTGAATCTTTATACTCATGCTGGTCTGTTAACCGGAGGCTCTGCTGGATTGGCTTTTCTAATGAAGTATGCGACGCCTTTGACTTTTGGTCAGGCATTTTTCTTAATCAACCTGCCATTTTACGCTTTAGCGATTATGCACTTTGGTTGGGAATTCACTATTAAGACTTTTCTTTCTGTATTTTGCTTGTCTGTTTTTGCTGATGTGACTCCGATGTTAGTCAACTTCAATGAAGTTAATCCGCTGTACGCCAGTATAGCTGGTGGTTTTTTGATGGGCGTGGGATTTTTAATGCTATTTCGACATAACGCGAGCCTGGGCGGGCTAAATATTTTGGCACGCTATTTGGCTGAAAAATACGGTATTTCCATGGGGAAATTCCAGATGGCAGTTGATTGCATGATTGTACTACTGTCAGTATTTGTTGTTGATTACACGCTAATTCTTATCTCGGTTGTTGGTGCGGTTGCATTAAATATGATCATCGCCGTCAACCATAAGCCAGGCCGCTATATGGGTAATGTTTAA
- a CDS encoding RSP_7527 family protein, whose amino-acid sequence MKNTKSVAELLETVNTSFLTDAEKYEAIARAERAEYIVAGISSAVQAVKNVAIKLKSAFVSSSAQHA is encoded by the coding sequence ATGAAAAACACTAAATCTGTTGCCGAATTACTAGAAACTGTAAATACTTCTTTTCTTACTGATGCTGAAAAATACGAAGCAATTGCTCGTGCTGAACGTGCTGAATACATCGTTGCGGGTATCTCTTCTGCTGTTCAAGCCGTTAAAAATGTAGCAATCAAATTGAAATCAGCGTTCGTATCTTCTTCTGCACAACACGCTTAA